The following coding sequences are from one Nicotiana tabacum cultivar K326 chromosome 1, ASM71507v2, whole genome shotgun sequence window:
- the LOC107763883 gene encoding uncharacterized protein At1g01500-like gives MGNQGEEMSMTIYKNSNFTGGCLEIRLFYVRITPCSVEAVPDHLVLRHLRREMGVSLEINGSRAPATDTASVTLRRDRVDKESSEVTYVSTDSVRVSGPVEFEVYESERDLILCGSLERVETGWANGNGIENNSRTGWSMDCYTAASFGNGGSAFVQPKFGVYSPSIEVYIAGCCSGVPVILTKTIQVSPRRKVPRQGMLDAIPEDEEVEKEHGGSNGFIRQRNLPITETDVDDYESEVKAGYGFYSEDMYHGEDGQLSWFNAGVRVGVGIGLGMCVGVGIGVGLLMRSYQATTRNLRRRFF, from the exons ATGGGTAATCAAGGTGAAGAAATGTCAATGACAATCtacaaaaattcaaattttacCGGAGGTTGTTTAGAAATCCGATTATTCTACGTACGGATCACGCCATGTTCTGTAGAAGCCGTACCGGACCACCTCGTACTCCGCCACCTCCGGCGCGAGATGGGAGTGTCGTTAGAGATCAACGGCTCTCGTGCTCCCGCCACCGACACCGCGTCCGTCACCCTCCGTCGCGATCGCGTCGACAAGGAGTCCTCCGAGGTGACGTACGTGAGCACCGACAGTGTTAGGGTTTCGGGCCCGGTGGAATTTGAGGTATACGAAAGTGAAAGGGATTTAATACTTTGCGGATCGTTGGAGAGAGTGGAGACGGGTTGGGCTAATGGTAATGGGATCGAGAATAATTCGAGGACTGGTTGGAGCATGGATTGTTATACAGCTGCGTCATTTGGTAATGGGGGATCGGCTTTTGTTCAGCCTAAGTTTGGGGTTTATTCGCCGTCAATTGAGGTTTATATAGCGGGTTGTTGTTCGGGTGTACCTGTGATTTTAACTAAGACGATTCAGGTTAGCCCGAGAAGGAAGGTACCTAGGCAGGGGATGTTGGACGCAATTCCTGAGGATGAGGAGGTTGAGAAGGAGCATGGGGGCTCAAATGGATTCATTCGACAAAGAAATCTACCG ATCACAGAAACAGACGTTGACGATTACGAGTCTGAAGTGAAAGCTGGATATGGATTCTATTCAGAAGACATGTACCATGGTGAAGATGGTCAACTCTCCTGGTTCAACGCAGGAGTGAGGGTTGGTGTTGGGATAGGCCTTGGGATGTGTGTTGGTGTCGGCATTGGGGTGGGACTACTTATGCGTTCTTATCAGGCAACCACTAGAAATCTCAGGAGGAGGTTTTTCTAG